CAGGCCATCTCGTTCCTGGCCTACCTCTATCAGGAAGGGAACCAAGGGCCTCATCTGATCACTGTTCCTGCTTCTACACTTGGTGAACAGAGCAATGTGCATCTAAATAACCATCAGCATATAACATCAAACCATCtgaatcattttaatttgttgTTACTTTTACAGATAATTGGGTTCGGGAACTGAAACTTTGGTGCCCCAGTTTCAAAGTGCTGGTATATTATGGTAATATagcatatatataaatatattagttTGGTTGAGTCGATGCTGCTGTGTTTGGCTCATTAGGATGCTGAGATAAACCAAGGATTTGATAGCACTAGAGTGTTTTCACTTTTTGGCAAGAAAACAACCTgtaaaatgcttttttaatgCAACATATCAAAGAAAATGTTGATGTCAATCTAACTGATTTATTTCGGTAGGGTCTGCTGAGGATCGCAAGTATATGCGCTATGAGATTCTGAATAAAATAGTGGATTACAACATCATTGTCTCCACGTGAGTATCAAAGTTCAAGCTCTCAAATGCACCCGTGGTTCTTGTCTTGAACCCTCAAAGAAAGTGTCAAGGTGTCATATCCTTCATAGACCACCTGCATGAAAATCCGAGAAGGGTACCAAGCACGAGGTGCCTGGGGAAATATGTATCTTTTGAACTTTGTCATACACACGGAGCCACAAGCCGTGAAGCTAGCATAGAAAAAAGCACCCTTGTTAAAGACATAATAATGATGAAATACTCAGCGTTTGAGTGAACGTGAAAAGGTCCAAGTAAAATGACCCTGTCCCATTCATTATTTATGGTAATGAAACATGGCTGTGCCTCATGTCCTGCCCCTTAATACCTCAGCTCATTAAATGGTCTCTTGTGCACAGTTACAACCTGGCTATTGGAAATAGCAGTGACCGCAGCCTGTTCTGCAAGCTCAGGCTGGAGTATGCCGTGTTCGACGAAGGCCATTTGCTGAAGAACATGAACTCGCTGCGCTACCGACACCTCATGGCCATCAACGTAAGATCACTATAAGTTGCATGTATAGCTGTTGTCCGTAGCAACGTGTCAGTGGTCATTAAGAATAAATGCCTTGAGCTCTGTTACAGTCACACATCTGTTTTTGTAAAAGCAGGACTGTATGCTGCCCAGATGGGGTTAAACTGCTTTTGCCCCCTCAGGCACTCAGGTTTCTCCTCCATTTGTGTCCCCCCAGGCCAAATATCGTCTGCTGCTCACTGGAACGCCACTGCAAAACAACCTACTTGAGCTCATGTCCCTGCTCAACTTCATCATGCCCAGCATGTTCTCCAGCAGCACCTCACAGATCTCCAAAATGTTCTCTAtggtagaattttttttattcttttatccaccttattttcaACGTAAGAGCAGACATGGCCAGTTGCACTTGATTTTGAATGTGTCTGGCTTCCGGTTGTCATCTGCTTCTGGATACTTATAAAACAGCttgttatgctgcttgatattgcaaactggtatttcttatcatattattttaatgtattgtcgTAGTTATAAACTCAATGGTTTGTAGTGCAAATAGTTCTACCGTTCTACTGCACTTTGttattattctatttatttatatattctaaatattcattttgagattttctAAAGATTaacaattaaatgtaaaaaagggAAATGAGCATGCAAACTGAAATATCCAATATCTCCCAGTTTCAATTCAATATTTATCAATATACAGATAAATGTAAAATCTCTAATATCCGCTGATAATTGATATTGCCCTTTTTTTTCCGCATCTTTATcactattgctcatacttagtGACAACATAAATCTGGGCTCACACTGTTCAATGTTTGGCACAATTTTGCCATTCGAGTTGAATTTCTGAGAAGATTTATTTTGTCATagagatttattttttgtttttcttttccttttccttttttcttaAGGTTTAGTACAAGGGCTTACTTGAGTTTCATGGTATCACTTCAGTCAATCAACCACCTAACAATCTCCTAAAAATCAACCAGCAACACCCTtagtaacaccctagcaactgcctagccaTGCCCTAGAAAaaacccagaacaccttagcaacaccctagctgTCTCTAGacaaagcaccctagcaacgcCCTAGCCATTCTCTAGGGAAagcacccagaacaccttagcaaccacctagtCATGCCCTAGAGAAAGCActcagaataccttagcaacaccctagccaTTCTCTAGTGAAGGcacacagaacaccctagcaacaacctAGCAGCCACCTGTTTCTAGacaaagcaccctagcaacgcCCTAGCCATTCTCTAGGGAAAgcatccagaacaccctagtaaccacctCGCCATGCCCTAGAGAAtgcacccagaacaccttagcaacaccctagcaaccacctagtcatgcagagcaccctagcaaccaggtaGCCTTGCCCTAGAAAGCacacagaacaccttagcaacaaccTAGCAGCCACCTGTCCCTAGACAAAGCAccctagcaatgccctagccATTCTCTAGGGAAAgcatccagaacaccctagcaaccacctatcCATGCCCTAGAGAAagcacccagaacaccttagcaacaccctagcaaccacctagtcATGCCCTAGAGAAAACATTTTAGAAACTAAACaaaacgccctagcaaccatcttgCTATTCCCTATAAATCACGTAAAACACCtcagcaacaccccagcaatcACCTAGCCATGACCCAGAAAGCATCCAGAACACATTAGCAATTTTTCCcagaatgccctagcaaccactttgCCATGCCCTAGAGACACCCTAGCATCCAGTTTTCTTCAGTAAATGTAAAACTGTACTTCCAGATATTTCTTTGATCTGTCTCCACCAGAAATCTTCAGAGGAGCAGAGCAGTTTTGAGAGGGACAGGATCACCCATGCCAAACTCATCATGAAACCCTTCATCCTCAGACGTGTGAAGAGCGAGGTGCATCAGCATGCATAGTCCATAAGCATTTTGCATAATGCATGTGCCCTcggattgcatgccaatgtggaAATATGTTGGACAACATCTCAAATGCATTATTCAGTCACACGAGCAGATGAGGCACTTTGCTTGTCATGTCGACCCTCTGTGACTCTAGGGCACTCCAGTGGTTCACTGACAGATGATGATGTGCCCGACAGGTCCTGAAGCAGCTGCCTGCCAAAGAGGAGCAGGTTGAATTTTGTGCCATGTCCGAGAGGCAGCAGGAACTCTACAATGCTCTTTTCCACAAACTGAAGCGATCCAGTAATGGGGAAAGTATGTATTTGAGGTAGATAGTGTTAGAAATGTTCTGGCTTCAGAATATGTGAACCATAGTTTATTAACCGTGTCTTTCTGCAGAACGTGAGCTGACCAATGTGATGATGCAGCTGAGAAAGATGTCCAACCATCCGCTTCTTCACCGGCAGTATTATACCACAGAAAAACTCAAAGCCATGAGCAAACTCATGCTCAAGGTCTGAGATATTTGCATATGAAGTTTTACATTTTGATGAACCCCACATTAGGTTTAGATCTTATCAGGTCCAGATGGAATCAGTGGAATTCTTACATTTTCTGGCTGATTTTAAGTAGGTCAACATTGCTCACTATCGTTTTCAGCTTAGTCTGTCCAAGAACCATCCATTTATTAGGATTatttatgaatatgaataaaaaacaattattgaacaaaaatataaaaatatattttgtttgaatattttactattattatttttattgataaagtattattattattattattatttggctGCTGTGGAAAGTATACATTTAAAGGTGACCTATTATGaaaaatctcaacataacactgactgttacgtaacagtcggggtgtacgcccccaatatttgcatatgccagcccatgttcccaacattatgaaaggcattagaaaagggcagaacgtctggatgtgcacagctgaaccAACGgattaggtaagcaagcaaggacaatagcaaaaaatggcagatggagcaataataactgacatgattcatgataacattatatttttagtgatatttgtaaattgtctttctaaatgtttcattagcatgttgctaatgtactgttaaatgtggttaaagttaccattgtttcttactgtattcacggagaaaagagccgtcactattttcatttttaaacacttgaagtctgtataattcataaacacaacttcattctttataaatctctccagcagtgtagcattagctgttagccacggagcacagcctcaaactcattcagaatcaatgtaaacatcaaaataaacactgtacttacgcgattagacatgctgcatgacgaacactttgtaaagatccattttgagggttatattagctgtttgaactttttttatgttgtttaaggcaagcgcgagctcttagggtgtggagcacgagatttaaagggccacacaccctgaatcggctcatttctaattatgcccaaaataggcagttaaaaaaatgattaaaaaaaaaaactatggggtattttgagctgaaacttcacagacacattcaggggacaccttagacttatattacatcttttaaaaaaaagttctagggcaacttaattgctcaccctcatgtcgttccaaacccataagactttcgtttgtctttggaacacaaataaaggtAAGAGCTTTCGGCCCTTCCATAGAAAGCCTACGTAATTGCacctttgacgcttcaaaaagttcataaagacattggaaaatccatattgagcagtttagtccaatttttctgaagagactcgatcactttatatgatgaacagatttaatttaggcttttactcacatataaacattgatcagtgaatataaacagaagctcagtCGAACCTGAATGACActcgagaacaaacctcttccagaagctcaaacgtactGCGTAACCAATAAGTGTTACActgcacgtttgagcttctggaagaggtttgttctcgagTGTCATTCAGGCGCcattatacaaatatttaaaatatactgtcttttaagttgtttttacattaatttggagattaactgtgaaattattacattatataaatattaaaaactgtcataagtaattacagaaaaaaaattgtgattaattggttcatttttttaatcgatttgacagtgCTAGTATGAATGtacaataccattcaaaagtttgggatctgtaagattttatttatttaaattaaaaatacagtaaaaacagtaatattgtgatatattattacacatattattattattaagctgaattttcagcatcattacttcagtctttagTGCCACATGatcttcagaaatcactctaatataccgatttgctgctcaagaaatatttcttattattatcaatgttgaaaacagttgtgtccttttttttttttaggattcattcatttttttcatttgatgcaaaagtgatcaaaagtgacagtaaagacatttataatgttacaaaagctgttcttttgaactttctattcatcaaagaatcttgaaaaaaaatattatacacaaatattttgtaaaaattttacacaataaatttatttctttcttgagcatcaaatcgttatattagaatgatttctgaaggatcacatgacactgaagactgcgtaatgatgctgaaaatttagctttgcaaacaccagaataaattacattttaaaatatttccgaatagaaaacagtttaaattgtaataatatttcactatacttttttttaatcaaataaataaagccttgatgagcataagagatttcttttaaaaacattaaaaatcttactgatcccaaaatTATGAACGGctgtgtattattattattattattattattattattattattattggtcacAAACAGCTGTGcagacaaaaataataataaatattaatataaattaaattagattaattcttattattaaccataatattaaaaaaatcttaaagatATCATTTCTATTGTTGTATAATGATGATTTAGTTTATTAAAAACATTGGATTTGCATTTTGGTCGTTcatttaaacataaaaataatctttattAGTATAGGTCATAAATCTTGACTTATTGGGAAGGGAATTAGCACAATTAGGGCAGATATTTATTGTGACTGTAGTTTTTAAGTTGCCATCTATAACTGTATATAACATCTTGTATTGTTACCTGTGTATCTTATCTGAAGAGTCTGTGTGTTTTACCCTTAATTGGCTGAAACATTCCAGGAGCCGAGTCACCGTGATGCAGATCCCGCTCTCATCAAAGAGGACATGGAGGTGCTCTCAGACTTTGAGTTACACCACCTCTGTCAGCAGTATTCTGCACTGCAGGAATACCAACTCGACACAGACATACTGCTGGACTCGGGAAAGCTCAGCCTCCTCGCACAGCTGCTGAACTCCCTAAAGGAGAAGGTTGGGGGAAAACAGATTCCTGTTATGTTCCACAGaccaaattacattttcaacaaCCCCTCAGAGTATAATGAAAGTTATTTACCTGTGTAGAGAAATGCACTGTGTTCCAAATTACACCATACTGCATACTGTCAACTATAGAAGTAAGTATAAACTTGGTTTTCAGTACAGCACACAGTAGACATCATCATATTCCAAACGCATAtaacttactttcttctgtggaagacAATAGCAAACATTTAGCAGAATGTTCGTGCTGcttttttccatacaatgaattTGTCTTCATCCTCTCGTTTCCGTCAGTGTGGtcactttctctctttctcgcaGGGTGATCGAGTGGTGCTGTTTAGCCAGTTCACAATGATGCTTGACATTTTGGAGGTGTTCCTGAGACACCATAAGCACAGATACAAACGACTGGACGGTTCAACCCCCATGAGTGACAGGTAAACACACTTATATGTCCAATGTTGTTGCGTATAGGAGTTGAGAGAATCCGCCCTTCCTCCCTTCGGATCATCATCATATATGTCCTTCTGGCATTGGCTCAAGACCAGGCTTATGACAGGAATGAGTGACAGTGGTAATGTTGGCACTTTGTGATGAGGTGGTCCACTTGTTTATTGTGTCTCGTCACAGCTGTCGTAAATCAAGGATGGTGTCTCCTTCACTGACACAGTGTTCTCCATCTGTGTCCTTGAAGACTTTGTCTGtcgtatttttgtggaaacagacTATTAGCTCCTTATTCAGGCCAAGAACCACACATTTTAGACAGAAATAGACCATATGTTTTGTTCTGTAAAAATTATGTTTGAGCCATCTTGTTTTGTGTTCTACTTGTGCCGTTATTGTTTTGGCAGGTGTGGATGACTTTTTGTTTTGGGTTTTCTTTGCAAGTAGCTGTTTTGTTCGATAATTTGATCTTTAGACAACCTGATGTTATAATAATATAacccatttaaaggtgccattgaacgtttttttttacaagatgtaatataagtctaaggtgtcccctgaacgtgtttgtgaagtttcagctcaaaataccccatagattttttttaattaatttttttaactgcctattttgaggcataattagaaatgtgccgattcagggctgcggcccctttaattgctcgcactctccgccccctcctgagctctcgagtctatcattgcataaagttcacacagctaatataaccctcaaaatggatctttacaaagtgtccatcatgcagcatgtctaatcgcgtaagtatggtacttatttggatgtttacatttgattctgaatgagtttgatagtgctccgtggctaaagctaacattacacactgctggagagatttataaagaatgaaaatagcgacgactcttgtctccgtgaatatagtaagaaatgatggtaactttaatcacatttaacagtacattagcaacatactaacaaaacatttagaaagacaatttacaaatatcactaaaaatatcatgatatcatggatcatgtcagttattattgctccatctgccatttttcgctgttgtccttgcttgcttacctagtctgatgattcagctgtgcataaatccagacgttaatactggctgcccttgtgtaatgccttgaacatgggctggcatatgcaaatattgggggcgtacatattaatgatcccgactgttacataacagtcggtgttatgttgagattcgcctgttcttcggaggtcttttaaacaaatgagatttatataaggaggaggaaacaatggagtttgagactcactgtatgtcatttccatgtactgaacttttgttattcaactatgccgaggtaaattacattttcaattcgatggcacctttaatggaaaaaataacGCTATTATAAATTTATACTACTTTCATATTTATTCTaagatttttattataatatttcatttatttattgtgccTACAGGGGCTGCAttcatttgttcaaaaatacagtaaaaacagtaatattgaaaATTATTACtaccaattttaaataactattttccaatttaatatattttcaaatgtaatttattcctgtgatatcaaagctgaattttaatcatcattacgccagtcttcattgtcacataatatgtgtaatatacagatttgctgcttaagaaacatttattatcattatcgATGTTAAAAACTGTTGTGTTGCTTTATACTTcagtggaaaccatgatacattttttttcatttttaaattttttttttttatgaatagaCAGTtcaaactgcatttatttgaaatacaaatcttctgtaacattataaatgttttttactgtacatttgatcaatttaatgcatcttttaatgctaaataaaagtattaatatcttACAAAAAACTGACCTCAAACttaaacggtagtgtacatGTGTTCTTTAAGATATTgtgctcttaaagggttaactCTTTTTTATAATCTACTGCTATCCATTCAAGATAGTAGATGTTGAACTATTTCTTAAAATAgattaaatatccaatattgATACTAATGAATTAAAGTGCCCCCATTATGCTTTTTCGGATATTActtttcatgtagtgtgtattttgctgtttgtgaatgtaaaaggtctgcaaagtttcaaagatagTGCAGGATAAATGGAGTTATTATTTCCCAAAAGAAAGAAGTGATTCTGAACTGTCCGAAACAAGTTATCAGTAATACCAGTCTTACTTTCTGCTTGAACctatgtaggtttgtaacaaatttgcataatgccagcctattgTCTACCTGTGAACGACATCTACTTTGACCATcaactgtagttgtagctgaggcctggaagagtttagTTTTGTGTATgctgttataaaaataaaatccactttgcatgcacttccaaaggatatttattaattcgAGCTTACGCCATCGTTACTGTTGCACTGTGTATACAGTTGCTGAGGAAGCCTCCGGAGCTGAAATTCACATATGGTAATTGGTGTTTTGTTTCCGTCAGGCACTGTACgaggtagaccaatcacaacagactgggtcaTCTGAACAGTCAGAGCAGAGCCATCAAactgtttcagacactgtgagaaaagaggcTATGTTGCAACATATATAACGACAAAAGTGTTTTTGGACCGTGGATGCATGTAGACCTATTGCAGGAGacctcaaaaacaaaattaagaatttaaaatagcataacaggggcacttgttaaaaaaaaaaaaaaaaaaaaaaattgtgcataCTGTGCAAGTTAGATGTCCACCTTAATTGAATTATTCTGGTAATGACCTACAGGGGAAATACTTCCCAGTACCAAAATGTGTGACCAACCACACTTCATTTTGTTGTATTCATATAGATCACCGTCTTGTTCCGCCACCATTGTTTACTTGGCAAAAGCACTTAACCCTATGATCCACGGGAACTTTTGCTACTGTTAGCACACTGTAAATAActtcaaatgtcaagtgtcttctaaatgccaattaagtaaatGCACAGTAACAGTAAATCTCATTGGGCTTTTTACAGAATTGGGCTGATTGACCAATTCAACACAGACCAGGATATTTTTGTGTTCCTGCTGTCCACCAGAGCCGGAGGGCTGGGCATTAACCTGACTTCAGCCAATGTGGTCATTCTTCACGATATCGACTGCAACCCTTACAACGACAAACAGGCAGAGGGCCGCTGCCACCGGCTGGGACAGACCAGGTAAGAAACATTGCAAATGTTTGTCcaacagtatttttttctgtagtttTACTATCTGAGTGCATTTGTCCCGTTAAAGGACGGTGAAGGTGATCAAGCTGATAAGCAAGGACTCCATAGAGGACGCCATGCTTCGAATTGGAGAACGAAAACTCAAACTAGAGCAGGACATGACCGCAACTGCAACTGAGGAGGGTGAGAACAGTTTAATGAAACTCACAGGAATTTTCAcctttgtttttttgcaaaatgAATACGAATATGCTTGGCTCTTTCAGATGAAGATGACACATTACCTGATGATATGACCTCGCTGCTCAGAGCTTCTCTTGGACTCTAAAATCTGGCCCAGGCACCAAAAGTACTGTGATATTGTGATACTTGACTGAATCCAAAATAAAAGAAGTACCGTTTTTCCTAGAACACCTGCAAAAATGCGAGGTTCAAATGAGCAGATGTTTACATTTCTACTGTACTTGGCAAAACTACTGTAATGTTGTGGTGTTTGTTTAACTGTTTTTGTTTATGACGGTTTAAATATGTAGTTGTTTGATTAAAAAAGTGAATGTTGATGAATGATTTTTTGTTatgcaaataaatatttgtttatttgctcaTTTTTGATGATTGAGTTTCCGGGTGATAATTACCTAAATCATGGATGGACACAGTATCGTCATCTGCACATCAATTAATTAAGCATTTTCTCTATTTCAGTTTATTAAAATAGACAACATTGGACTTGGCTGCAAAAACCCTATAAAAACGCATAATTACTCACCATTTAATAATGGTGagtatatgaataaataaataaataatgaataaataagaaCGCTGTAAAACATACCACAGCATGTGTGAAGGGAAGAAGATCTTCAGGTAagttatatgaaaaaaaaagcgCTAAGCCTAAATTAATCCATTTTTTTACAATGCACATTTCAGTTATTTAATTAACAGTAATATAAAGACATATTTGATGAAGTTCAGAAAACCCTTAACTTTTATACAGATATTTATTGCACAGCATTGACAAAATCGGAGAAAGAAGACTTAATAATTAGATATTAAATCAAGATTGAGCCAGTGTtagaaaaaatacaataaaaataattaaaataacatcGAATTTAAAATAGTCTAATCAGAAATTACAAGTTTTTGCCGTGAATTTGTGAGAAATGCTGAAGAGTTTCTCTCTCTGCCGAAAGTGTGTGGACGAATCACAAACTAGTGCCGTCTGCGCGTGCGTGAGTTTAAACGTTGGCGCGATCTGACTTCATATCCCTTTCTGAAATATATATTGATCAATCCCATAAAAAAAACAGGTTTGACAGGTAAGTATCATTAATTTTACTTATATTTTCTTCGTAAACTGATAATGTTGTCGATTTATCCACATCCATATCGTTAGATTGAGACCAATACAAAACGCGACTGTCCTTCTAGTTTCTTTAATGTTAAGTTACACTGATGAAGAAGAAGTGTTTGTGAGCCATGTTTATGTCTGTAACAGATCATTTAGACAGAAGAAAAACTGCGTTATCGGTGTGCAGCACGGGCTGTCAGTCACTaggtttgttgttgttgttgttgttgtgctgTTCATCCTGCGCGATATGCGTCAAGTCACGTCATATGTGAGTTCATCaagacaaacaaaaataaatgaggGCGAAAAAATGATAAAGCCTTCCATGAAAGCTTTAATTGTAAACATTTCGGCCTTATCAAGAGTTGATATAATTTGAATTGTGACATGCCTTGTGTAACTTACTTGCGTTCTGCAGGGTTGTTAAGACGATGCTAAGGTTTTATCAGTGTTTGTTAATGTTCTTTGTTAATGAACTTGCTGGGTTATTTGTGTTTAGAGTGGTGgctgttgctaaggtgttctaggTGGTTTCTAGGCCGTTGCTACGAATATCTGTCTTGTTCTTAGTGTGTTGCTAGGTAGAGGAGTCACACAGTCCTAAGCATGGTCTGTCTTTGAATATATGCTCTTGTTGACCTCTAATCTTTTTATCtcctttttaaagaaatgaatcaCTGTGAGCTTGAAGAAGTGACACAACATATTAACAACAAAATTTCCATGATTAAAAGACTCCTGGAGCTTCGAGCTGTTGGTAAGCTGCATTTACTGTACCTGATACTAGTGATgcactgaaatatattttattttacaaaaaaaaaaattacttttaatttagctgaaaaatgaaaataaagcatTGCTTATTAAATTGGGGTACCTGAACTCCCTATGCTGTTCAGTGTCATGTTCTCAGGTGATAAATTTAACCAGTCATAATAAAGTTATTCAGCAATGAGCTGCCTCTCAAATATTTTAGCCAAACACGTTTTAACttttacatcattttcattcatgGTGAAGTGTGTCCAGACTGCTGACAGTCAAAACATGCCAGCAGAGAAACGCTAACCGtctatagacccttttcacatttccatgTTTCCAAGTCTTCTCTGAATGAGAGACTTcattaaatctattttttttgtttccGTTTGCACAAGTAGCAAAAGAAAAATTCCACAATAttgttttcacaactttcaaaaagaggaaaaaaatagagAGCGCTGGATAACTGCAGTCAGAAGAGAAAAAAGATGTCAATTTTCACGTCACTCCATATAGCCGCTGTATcagaaacaccctcacagcagcgttaactattttttttgtaatatgatGAAAAGGTAATAgagtgttataaatgtacatagtctgtgaaaagggtctattaaACATCACTATTTAGGCCCTCCAAAATTGAAAATGATTTTCTTTTGCTGTTTTGGGTGCTGAAATTTCGGTGCATCTCTTCGCGTTAATCTTATGTAATGAATGAGTTCGCAACCTGActtatattttgtaattttagatTATGTTCCTTGTTGGCGGAATGATTTGTTATGGTATGTCTCATGTGAATTTTCTTTAGCAAAAGATCCAGACAAACGGGGGACCCTTCTCAAAATCGAGCAAGAAGTCACTGCCATCAATGAGCTTCTTGATCGCTTTGAGAGATATGTGGGCCAGCAGAGAGACTTGCTGAAGCATTTGAAGGTGTCTGTGatattttcattaatatttattttattttgtagataACATCTGTAATTGTAACATTTAGTGATGTTACTGAACTTTTTCTGAATCAATTGAACCAAATTTTGAAAGTGCATACGTtcaaagctatatatatatatatatatatatatatatatatatatatatatatatattgttctctttttttatgaatcttttaataatttttctAACAGGATCTAGAAGGGTTTTTCCAGGAGGACGTACAGGATGCCCATCATCTCAAGAACAACACCCCTCCGCACATGCCCAAAAGAGGCCAACAAGCAGCTCCGCAAGGGTATTTCCTATTTTTGTGTCTTTTTCCTAGCTATCCCA
The nucleotide sequence above comes from Chanodichthys erythropterus isolate Z2021 chromosome 10, ASM2448905v1, whole genome shotgun sequence. Encoded proteins:
- the smarcad1b gene encoding SWI/SNF-related matrix-associated actin-dependent regulator of chromatin subfamily A containing DEAD/H box 1b isoform X2, whose amino-acid sequence is MRRKKGPASSNHVDPSEPETIIPETPETKRPSGSSFSTALSDSDIEISGSSMMPIRQVEPKKKAASSEDEISPSDEEEVTVVKIERRLKHKRTRSTSQALQTQQKGSQMVTNSTHPLLLKTSGTAASDSVHERRQQQMCGTSQESDSSYHSRKRRTSEMDDSEEEGPEPRSKDQERMLRKLQRKFPHLNKNELRDVLKEHGWVIEDALETLRMFSDLVVESEDDASQISTAAKRTRRVANTRQQAQVVQLPSPPQPKPRKPLDRTKTPQRSAKQSAVTKNVYVSSSEECSDSEASMVNVLLDSDSDQSDETLSKLKSEILSFFQTASADELTLIAGCSLKKAQKITELRPFKKWEDLDDAMHRGNGLSTELLAGCREVLKERQVVKGLMSKCEEISVKLIQDVTQMMNNGPGSMSQPQILTSTFQLKPYQLIGLNWLALLHQNKLSGILADEMGLGKTIQAISFLAYLYQEGNQGPHLITVPASTLDNWVRELKLWCPSFKVLVYYGSAEDRKYMRYEILNKIVDYNIIVSTYNLAIGNSSDRSLFCKLRLEYAVFDEGHLLKNMNSLRYRHLMAINAKYRLLLTGTPLQNNLLELMSLLNFIMPSMFSSSTSQISKMFSMKSSEEQSSFERDRITHAKLIMKPFILRRVKSEVLKQLPAKEEQVEFCAMSERQQELYNALFHKLKRSSNGEKRELTNVMMQLRKMSNHPLLHRQYYTTEKLKAMSKLMLKEPSHRDADPALIKEDMEVLSDFELHHLCQQYSALQEYQLDTDILLDSGKLSLLAQLLNSLKEKGDRVVLFSQFTMMLDILEVFLRHHKHRYKRLDGSTPMSDRIGLIDQFNTDQDIFVFLLSTRAGGLGINLTSANVVILHDIDCNPYNDKQAEGRCHRLGQTRTVKVIKLISKDSIEDAMLRIGERKLKLEQDMTATATEEDEDDTLPDDMTSLLRASLGL